From a single Leopardus geoffroyi isolate Oge1 chromosome E1, O.geoffroyi_Oge1_pat1.0, whole genome shotgun sequence genomic region:
- the TMEM238L gene encoding transmembrane protein 238-like, translated as MLLGRRWGRCNLGRCVLFLVLALLLDAVGLVLLLLGVFASLDYWDFLVYTGALTLVFSLLFWITWYSLNIEVPLEKLDL; from the coding sequence ATGCTCCTGGGGAGGCGCTGGGGAAGATGCAACCTGGGGCGCTGTGTGCTCTTCCTTGTGCTGGCCCTGCTGCTCGACGCCGTGGGCCTGGTCCTTCTGCTGCTGGGCGTCTTCGCCTCCCTCGATTACTGGGACTTCTTGGTCTACACGGGGGCCCTGACCCTGGTGTTCAGCCTGCTCTTCTGGATCACCTGGTATTCCCTCAACATCGAGGTACCTCTTGAGAAGCTGGACTTGTAG